A single region of the Hypanus sabinus isolate sHypSab1 unplaced genomic scaffold, sHypSab1.hap1 scaffold_1738, whole genome shotgun sequence genome encodes:
- the LOC132387315 gene encoding zinc finger protein 229-like, with translation MAHQRVHTRARPFTCTVCGKGFTASSNLQRHQRVHTGEKPFTCSECGKRFTQSSNLQSHQQVHTGEKPFTCSDCGKSFTRSSRLLAHQSVHTGEKPFTCSVCGKGFTQSSHLLRHQRVHTGERPFTCSVCRKGFTDSSALQSHQRVHTGERPFICSVCGKGFTHSSHVQNHQRVHTREKPFTCSECGKGFTQSSDLQRHQKVHTGEKPFTCSECGKGFTLSSYLQRHQRFHTGDKPFTCSVCGKGFTELSTLQRHQRVHTGEKPFTCSVCGKRFTDSSHLQSHQRVHTGEKPFTCSDCGKSFTRSSQLLAHQSVHTGVKPYTCSVCGKGFTLSSTLLVHQRVHTGEKPFTCSDCGKGFTHSSSLQSHQRVHTGEKPFTCSVCGKRFTRSSHLQRHQRVHTGEKPFTCSVCGKRFTRSSHLQRHQRVHTGEKPFLCSVCGRGFTQSSHIQNQRVHTGKKPFTCSDCG, from the coding sequence atggcacaccagcgtgttcacaccagggcgcggccattcacctgcacagtctgcgggaagggattcactgcatcatccaacctacagagacatcagcgagttcacaccggggagaagccattcacctgctcagaatgtgggaagagattcactcagtcatccaacctacagagtcatcagcaagttcacactggggagaagccgttcacctgctcagactgtgggaagagtttcactcggtcatcccgactactggcacaccagtcagttcatactggggagaagccattcacctgctcagtctgtgggaagggattcactcagtcatcccacctactgagacatcagcgagttcacaccggggagaggccgttcacctgctcagtttgtaggaagggattcactgattcatccgcactacagagtcatcagcgagttcacactggggagaggccattcatctgttcagtctgtgggaagggattcactcattcatcccatgtacagaatcatcagcgagttcacactagggagaagccattcacctgttcagaatgtgggaagggattcactcagtcatctgacctgcagagacatcagaaagttcacactggggagaagccattcacctgctcagaatgtggcaAGGGATTTACACTGTCATcctacctacagagacatcaacgatttcacactggggataagccatttacctgctcagtctgtgggaagggattcactgagttatccacactacagagacatcagagagttcacactggggagaagccgttcacctgctcagtctgtgggaagagattcactgattcatcccacctacagagtcatcagcgagttcacactggagagaagccattcacctgctcagactgtgggaagagtttcactcggtcatcccaactactggcacaccagtcagttcatactggtgtgaagccatacacctgctcagtctgtgggaagggattcactctgtcatcgaccttactggtacatcagcgagtgcacacaggggagaagccgttcacctgctcagactgtgggaagggattcactcattcatccagcctacagagtcatcagcgagttcacactggagagaagccattcacctgctcagtctgtgggaagagattcactcggtcatcccacctacagagacatcagcgagttcacactggagagaagccattcacctgctcagtctgtgggaagagattcactcggtcatcccacctacagagacatcagcgagttcacactggggagaagccgttcctctgctcagtctgtgggaggggattcactcagtcatcccacatACAgaatcagcgagttcacactgggaagaagccgttcacctgctcagactgtgggtag